One genomic window of Conger conger chromosome 7, fConCon1.1, whole genome shotgun sequence includes the following:
- the commd5 gene encoding COMM domain-containing protein 5, whose translation MADRTSFLGGRIPVEIEIMAKHLKDLDKDFFRKILKVVVNAVEGKDCRDSMKSLADNGTLSEEQLSHIIAGIYGLLKEALRLPTSSLKQEVFKEDLRELRISEEFIADFASVVFGNRRACLDAAATEQGPRLPTVKDVRWRVDVAISTSSLARALQPSILMQMKLTDGSSHRFEVPVSKFQELRYNVALILKEMNDLEKRSILKIQD comes from the exons ATGGCCGACCGGACTAGTTTCTTGGGAGGAAGGATTCCTGTGGAAATTGAAATTATGGCAAAGCACTTAAAAGATTTAGACAAAGATTTTTTCAGGAAGATACTTAAAG TGGTGGTGAATGCTGTTGAAGGGAAGGACTGCAGAGACTCAATGAAGTCGCTTGCAGATAACGGGACCCTCTCCGAAGAACAGTTAAGCCATATCATCGCAGGAATATATGGACTGCTTAAAGAAGCATTACGTCTTCCAACGTCTTCACTGAAACAAGAG GTTTTCAAGGAAGATCTCAGAGAACTTAG gATATCAGAGGAGTTTATCGCTGACTTTGCCAGCGTTGTCTTTGGAAACAG ACGTGCCTGCCTTGATGCTGCAGCTACTGAGCAGGGGCCTCGGTTACCCACCGTCAAGGACGTCAGGTGGAGAGTGGATGTGGCCATTTCGACAAG TTCCCTTGCTCGAGCATTGCAACCATCCattttaatgcagatgaagctgACAGATGGAAGTTCCCACCGGTTTGAG GTACCTGTCAGCAAGTTTCAGGAACTGCGTTACAATGTTGCACTTATTCTGAAGGAAATGAATGACCTTGAGAAGAGAAGCATTCTAAAAATCCAAGACtga
- the fam199x gene encoding protein FAM199X — protein sequence MSEDLYEKFLAPEEPFPLLSQRGNLSEVGTLDVSDFGCQLSSCHRTDPLRRFHSNRWNLTSCGTSVASSECSEELFSSVSVGDQDDCYSLLDDQDFTSFDLFPEGSVCSDVSSSISTYWDWSDSEFEWQLPGSDVASGSDVLSDIIPSVPSSPCLVPKRKTKQHRNLDELPWSAMTNDEQVEYIEYLSRKVSTEMGLREQLDIIKIIDPCAQISPTDSEFIIELNCLTDEKLKQVRSYIREHGPRQRPGSTREGWKRSAHSSAASSSNGSMVSSGSSSAGSSSTSNISRAHSDGNLSASAAERIRDSKKRSKQRKLQQKALRKRQLKEQRQARKERLSGLFLNEEVLSLKVPEEQDHEGDVDVLM from the exons ATGTCGGAAGACCTTTATGAAAAGTTCCTCGCCCCCGAGGAGCCTTTCCCATTACTCTCTCAACGAGGAAACCTCAGCGAAGTCGGCACATTGGATGTTAGCGATTTCGGCTGTCAGCTGTCATCGTGTCATAGAACAGACCCTCTGCGCCGGTTCCATAGCAACAG GTGGAACCTCACATCCTGTGGCACCAGTGTGGCCAGCTCAGAATGCAGTGAAGAGCTCTTCTCCTCAGTCTCTGTcggggaccaggacgactgctACTCCCTGCTGGATGATCAGGACTTCACCTCCTTTGACCTCTTcccagagggcagtgtgtgcagtgacgTGTCGTCCTCCATCAGCACGTACTGGGACTGGTCGGATAGTGAGTTTGAATGGCAG TTGCCAGGCAGCGATGTTGCGAGTGGAAGCGATGTGCTGTCAGACATCATTCCCAGCGTCCCAAGCTCTCCCTGTCTGGTCCCCAAGCGGAAGACCAAGCAGCACAGGAACCTTGACGAGCTCCCCTGGAGTGCCATGACAAATGACGAGCAG gtggaatacattgaatacctGAGTCGGAAGGTGAGCACTGAGATGGGACTGCGGGAACAGCTGGACATTATAAAGATCATCGACCCGTGTGCCCAGATCTCCCCGACAGACAGCGAATTCATCATTGAGCTCAACTGTCTGACAGATGAAAAACTAAAGCAG GTGAGGAGCTACATCCGGGAGCACGGCCCCCGGCAGCGGCCCGGCAGCACGCGGGAGGGCTGGAAGCGGAGCGCCCACAGCAGCGCGGCCAGCAGCAGCAACGGCAGCATGGTGagcagcggcagcagcagcgCCGGCTCCAGCAGCACCTCCAACATCAGCCGCGCCCACAGCGACGGCAACCTGTCGGCCAGCGCCGCCGAGCGCATCCGCGACTCCAAG AAGCGCTCCAAGCAGCGGAAGCTGCAGCAGAAGGCCCTGCGGAAGCGCCAGCTGAAGGAACAGAGGCAGGCGCGCAAGGAGAGGCTCAGCGGCCTCTTCCTCAACGAGGAGGTGCTGTCGCTCAAAGTGCCCGAGGAGCAGGACCACGAAGGAGACGTGGACGTCTTGATGTGA